A window of Selenomonas ruminantium subsp. lactilytica TAM6421 contains these coding sequences:
- a CDS encoding dihydroxyacetone kinase subunit DhaK encodes MKKFINEPENLEAEVARGMALAKPGILRQLPDCNVMVRQKLRTDRVALAFGCGCGHEPAPSGYVGYGMLDAAIPGKIFSSPTPDMILKGIREVQTEAGVLCIIVNYTGDVLNFRMAMELAQMEGIAVDSVVIADDVATQKNKSVGRRGLAGVVLILKIAGAEAEMGTDLYGVKKVAEWAACGLRTVGVACRPCVIPADGEPSFELGEREMEIGMGLHGEPGVVRCEMMNARETARQMLELILLDCNYENSEVVVLINGLGGTPLMELYVINEFVHEYLAEQGIVIYDTMIGNYMTSMEMGGFSISLMRLDPHLKALYDAAAATPVIRR; translated from the coding sequence GTGAAGAAGTTCATCAACGAGCCGGAAAATCTGGAAGCTGAAGTCGCAAGGGGAATGGCTTTGGCAAAGCCAGGGATTCTCCGTCAGCTGCCGGACTGTAATGTCATGGTCAGGCAGAAGCTGAGAACGGACCGAGTCGCGCTGGCCTTTGGCTGCGGCTGCGGCCATGAGCCGGCTCCCAGCGGTTATGTGGGCTATGGAATGCTCGATGCAGCCATTCCTGGCAAGATTTTTTCTTCGCCTACACCGGATATGATATTGAAGGGAATCCGGGAAGTACAGACGGAAGCAGGTGTGCTCTGCATTATCGTGAACTATACCGGCGATGTGCTGAATTTCCGCATGGCGATGGAACTGGCACAGATGGAAGGCATTGCGGTGGATTCCGTTGTCATAGCCGATGACGTAGCTACGCAGAAAAATAAGTCTGTCGGGCGGCGCGGTCTGGCTGGCGTGGTGCTGATCCTGAAGATTGCCGGAGCCGAAGCGGAAATGGGAACAGATCTGTACGGCGTAAAGAAAGTGGCAGAATGGGCAGCTTGCGGCCTGCGTACGGTGGGCGTTGCCTGCCGTCCCTGCGTGATTCCGGCAGATGGCGAGCCCAGTTTTGAGCTGGGGGAGCGGGAAATGGAAATCGGCATGGGATTGCATGGTGAACCGGGCGTTGTGCGTTGTGAAATGATGAATGCCAGGGAGACGGCGCGGCAGATGCTCGAGCTTATCCTGCTCGATTGCAACTATGAGAACAGCGAAGTGGTGGTGCTGATCAATGGTCTCGGTGGTACACCATTGATGGAGCTTTATGTGATCAATGAATTCGTGCATGAGTACCTGGCTGAACAGGGAATCGTGATTTACGACACGATGATTGGCAACTATATGACTTCGATGGAAATGGGCGGTTTTTCAATCAGCCTGATGCGCCTGGATCCGCATTTGAAAGCACTTTATGATGCGGCAGCGGCAACGCCCGTTATCAGGCGTTAA
- a CDS encoding DUF1294 domain-containing protein: MHEIFYWYLAIINIVVLVVYGGDKLFAKLDSWRVPEKVLLLLALLGGSIGALLAMQVFRHKTRHLKFRYGVPVILLLQVAGLVYLHWK, from the coding sequence ATGCACGAAATATTTTACTGGTATCTAGCAATCATCAACATAGTGGTTCTGGTAGTTTACGGCGGCGATAAGCTCTTTGCCAAGCTGGACAGTTGGCGGGTGCCGGAGAAAGTACTGCTGTTGTTGGCCCTCTTGGGTGGCAGCATCGGGGCTTTGCTGGCTATGCAGGTTTTCCGGCATAAGACGAGGCATCTGAAATTCCGTTACGGTGTGCCGGTGATTCTGCTGCTGCAGGTGGCAGGGCTGGTATATCTGCATTGGAAATAA
- a CDS encoding autotransporter outer membrane beta-barrel domain-containing protein, with protein sequence MRRLSRGQTINLISSQGALSYGSQTAGTLRQGVSLTYSYSLNKDSHNLQAVLGDAEVNSETKSPVETRAAQSAFLNRGADLLAAEGLPQAEKAAGAENDTAKGEWSPFFAMQGGKYRYQTGSHVDSRGFSGILGVAMEIKKDRGTLLYGLVGEYGKGSYDSYYGHMNGEGDSDYAGGALFVRLKENRGLYYEGSLRAGRTKADYSSRNFTGYEGTAVGYDTSSNYWGAHLGMGKVLRLAGNNELDVFLKYFYSRTGSDSVRLTTGETYHFSAVDSHRLRIGTRLMHTFNADSKGYIGAYYEREFAGDARATIAGYSTAVPSLKGNRGIFELGWLYQPRNSNLTLNLGATAACGNKRGATGSLGLMWKF encoded by the coding sequence ATGAGGAGGCTTTCTCGAGGTCAGACCATAAATCTCATTTCCTCGCAGGGGGCGCTGAGCTATGGCAGCCAGACAGCAGGGACGTTGAGGCAGGGCGTTTCCCTCACATACAGCTACAGCCTTAACAAAGATTCCCACAATCTGCAAGCGGTTCTGGGCGATGCGGAAGTGAACAGTGAGACGAAATCTCCAGTGGAGACTCGTGCAGCTCAGTCAGCCTTTCTAAACAGAGGGGCAGACCTACTGGCGGCAGAGGGATTGCCTCAGGCTGAAAAAGCAGCAGGAGCAGAAAATGATACCGCTAAGGGCGAATGGTCGCCATTCTTTGCTATGCAGGGCGGCAAGTACCGCTATCAGACCGGCTCCCATGTGGATAGCCGCGGTTTCAGCGGCATTCTTGGCGTCGCCATGGAAATCAAAAAGGACAGAGGGACATTGCTTTATGGCCTGGTGGGAGAATACGGAAAAGGCAGCTATGACAGCTATTACGGGCATATGAACGGCGAAGGGGATAGCGACTATGCTGGAGGTGCACTATTTGTCCGCTTGAAGGAAAACAGAGGCTTGTATTACGAGGGGAGTCTCCGTGCCGGCAGAACCAAGGCAGATTATAGTTCCCGTAATTTTACGGGCTATGAGGGAACAGCCGTTGGCTATGATACCAGCAGTAATTACTGGGGGGCGCATCTCGGAATGGGCAAGGTTCTCAGGCTGGCGGGGAACAATGAACTGGATGTTTTCCTCAAATATTTTTACAGCCGTACAGGCAGCGATTCTGTCCGCCTGACCACAGGCGAGACCTATCATTTTTCAGCCGTAGACAGCCATCGCCTCAGGATTGGCACCCGGCTGATGCATACTTTCAATGCGGACAGCAAGGGCTATATTGGTGCTTACTACGAGCGCGAATTTGCTGGGGATGCCAGAGCCACAATAGCAGGGTACAGTACAGCTGTTCCAAGTCTCAAGGGAAATCGGGGGATATTTGAGCTCGGCTGGCTGTATCAGCCACGAAACAGCAATCTTACGCTGAATTTGGGGGCAACCGCAGCCTGTGGCAATAAAAGAGGCGCTACGGGCAGTCTGGGACTGATGTGGAAATTTTAG
- a CDS encoding serine hydrolase domain-containing protein, giving the protein MKKKITTIVLAMFCLLMNSCLAMSQESKTDLDNELAQMVGDTGTKVPGLGVIAFKDGKEVYSSFQGSAIIDSQNPQKNQPFTRESRFRVASVSKMFTVFTIMQLVEQGKLNLDDDVSKYLGFTLRNPNYPNTPITVRMLASHQSSLRDGKIYSIPPQMGLQEFFRKDGKFYEDGAHFAPAGQEPGKYFAYSNLNYGLLGTIIEKVTGERFDQYQKNHILKQLDIKADYLPSNFSQKEFKKLGAVYQKKDTAGVWNEKGPWRATQDGYPQGQPKKDTVALQNPYAENFQDTYSLKDYVPGTNATVFSPAGGLRISCGELSHTLSMLLNDGTYKGKQVLSPASVKTMLGREWIYDDKTKNGNNYGGTILSYGLGIYQMDGKSTARFCKDTEIDLVGHTGEAFGLLSMLAIRPNTQDGYVYIMNGEAIEEDEDARSAGKFSNNYIWEETLGDAICRNVFVR; this is encoded by the coding sequence ATGAAGAAAAAAATCACCACGATTGTACTGGCAATGTTCTGCCTGCTCATGAACAGCTGTCTGGCTATGAGCCAGGAAAGCAAAACCGATTTGGACAACGAGCTTGCCCAAATGGTTGGGGATACTGGCACGAAAGTGCCAGGGCTAGGGGTAATCGCCTTTAAGGATGGCAAGGAAGTTTACAGCAGCTTTCAAGGTTCAGCTATTATCGACAGCCAAAATCCACAAAAAAATCAACCCTTTACCCGCGAAAGTCGTTTTCGCGTAGCTTCCGTCTCCAAGATGTTTACCGTGTTCACGATTATGCAGCTGGTCGAACAGGGAAAACTTAACTTGGACGACGATGTGAGCAAATATTTGGGCTTCACGCTCAGAAACCCCAATTATCCGAATACGCCCATTACCGTGAGAATGCTGGCCTCTCACCAATCATCCCTGCGTGATGGCAAGATTTATAGCATTCCGCCACAGATGGGGCTGCAAGAATTCTTCCGTAAAGATGGCAAGTTCTATGAAGATGGCGCGCACTTTGCACCTGCCGGCCAGGAACCGGGCAAATACTTTGCCTACAGCAATCTGAATTACGGCCTGTTAGGAACCATCATCGAAAAAGTTACCGGCGAACGCTTTGACCAGTATCAAAAGAACCATATCTTAAAACAGCTGGATATAAAAGCGGATTATCTACCCAGTAATTTCAGCCAGAAGGAATTTAAGAAACTCGGCGCAGTTTATCAGAAAAAAGACACCGCCGGCGTCTGGAATGAAAAAGGTCCATGGCGCGCTACGCAGGATGGCTATCCACAGGGACAGCCGAAAAAAGATACTGTTGCCTTGCAGAACCCTTATGCCGAAAACTTCCAGGACACTTACAGTCTGAAGGATTATGTTCCCGGCACCAATGCTACGGTATTTTCCCCGGCAGGCGGCCTGCGGATTTCCTGTGGGGAACTTTCCCATACGCTTTCCATGCTGCTCAACGATGGTACCTACAAGGGCAAACAGGTGCTCTCCCCGGCTTCGGTTAAGACTATGCTGGGCCGCGAATGGATTTATGACGACAAAACCAAGAACGGCAACAACTATGGCGGCACGATTCTCTCCTATGGCTTGGGCATTTACCAGATGGACGGCAAGAGTACAGCCCGCTTCTGCAAAGACACGGAGATTGACCTGGTGGGACACACCGGTGAGGCTTTCGGTCTGCTCTCCATGCTGGCCATCCGTCCGAACACCCAAGATGGCTATGTCTACATCATGAACGGTGAAGCCATTGAAGAGGACGAAGATGCACGCAGCGCCGGTAAATTCAGCAACAACTACATCTGGGAAGAAACCCTTGGCGATGCGATTTGCCGCAATGTGTTTGTCCGCTGA
- the rlmD gene encoding 23S rRNA (uracil(1939)-C(5))-methyltransferase RlmD translates to MSKKVPVEKGKAYEIAINTLGTSGEGVGRYEDFTVFVPYALPGEKVLTVIDEVKKTYAKGYVKEILTKSADRVEPVCDIYDKCGGCQLQHLDYMAQLQAKRQQVIDAVTRIGKQPDLHVEPTIGAATPWNYRNKMQFPIGRDKGKTIIGCFAQGSHEIIDTTDCHIQKEGNNEVVNAVREIVTKLNIPVYNEDKHTGVLRHVVGRVGRNGDIMVVIVTATKTMPKEKEFVKMLRARLPKVVSVHQNIQTYHNNVIMGRDTKLLWGRPTIQDSIGRLNFHISPRSFFQVNTSQAEVLYSKALEYANLTGQETVIDAYCGTGTITLFLAQKAHSVIGIEIVKPAILDAQKNARDNNVRNAEFIVGDATKVMPRLFKQGTRADVVVVDPPRAGCTPTVLETFANMQPERIVYVSCNPASLARDIAILDELGYKAVKVQPVDMFPCTSHVESVCLLSRKDK, encoded by the coding sequence ATGAGCAAAAAAGTTCCCGTCGAAAAAGGAAAAGCTTATGAAATCGCAATCAATACGCTGGGTACCAGCGGGGAAGGCGTAGGCCGCTACGAAGACTTTACGGTGTTCGTGCCCTATGCCTTGCCGGGGGAAAAGGTGCTGACGGTCATTGATGAGGTGAAGAAGACCTATGCCAAGGGGTATGTGAAGGAAATCCTGACCAAGAGTGCTGACCGCGTAGAGCCTGTTTGCGATATTTACGACAAGTGCGGTGGCTGCCAACTGCAGCATCTCGACTATATGGCCCAGCTGCAGGCCAAGCGCCAGCAGGTCATCGATGCGGTAACCCGCATCGGCAAGCAGCCGGATTTACATGTGGAACCGACTATCGGTGCGGCAACGCCCTGGAACTACCGCAATAAGATGCAATTCCCCATTGGCCGCGACAAGGGCAAGACCATCATCGGCTGCTTTGCCCAGGGCAGCCATGAGATCATTGACACCACCGACTGCCATATCCAGAAGGAAGGCAACAACGAAGTGGTCAATGCCGTGAGGGAAATCGTCACCAAGCTGAATATCCCTGTCTACAACGAGGACAAGCATACGGGCGTGCTGCGCCATGTGGTGGGCCGCGTGGGTAGGAACGGCGATATCATGGTGGTCATCGTCACGGCGACCAAGACCATGCCCAAGGAAAAAGAATTTGTCAAAATGCTGCGGGCAAGACTTCCCAAGGTGGTCAGCGTTCATCAGAATATCCAGACCTACCATAACAACGTCATTATGGGCCGCGATACGAAACTTCTCTGGGGCCGTCCGACCATTCAGGACAGCATTGGCCGCCTGAACTTCCATATTTCTCCGCGCTCCTTCTTCCAGGTCAATACCAGTCAGGCCGAAGTGCTCTACAGCAAGGCCCTGGAATACGCCAATCTGACTGGTCAGGAAACGGTCATTGATGCTTACTGCGGCACGGGCACGATTACCCTGTTCCTGGCGCAAAAGGCTCATAGCGTCATCGGCATCGAAATCGTCAAGCCGGCGATCCTGGACGCGCAGAAAAACGCTCGGGACAACAATGTGCGCAATGCTGAATTCATCGTCGGTGATGCCACAAAGGTCATGCCCCGCCTTTTCAAACAGGGCACTCGTGCCGATGTAGTCGTCGTAGATCCGCCGCGCGCAGGCTGTACGCCCACGGTTCTTGAAACCTTCGCCAACATGCAGCCGGAACGCATTGTCTACGTTTCCTGCAACCCCGCAAGCCTCGCCCGCGATATCGCCATCCTGGACGAACTGGGCTACAAGGCCGTAAAGGTACAGCCTGTGGATATGTTCCCCTGCACTTCGCATGTCGAGAGCGTATGTTTACTGTCACGGAAAGATAAATAA
- a CDS encoding HAD family hydrolase, whose translation MQYKAAIFDLDGTLIDSLADLADSANEMLTSYGYPTHDIDKYRYFVGNGSRKLMERCLPAEKGADAAFVDEALANYKACYDRNLTHKTDCYAGIMEMLQTLQDKNIPLGICTNKHQSAADIIVDKLFPKDMFMSVIGDCQGLPRKPDPKKVLLIADKMGVKPEKVAYFGDTSVDMDTAKNAGMLAIGVTWGFRPKEELVEHGAKILIDSPMELFDKVEF comes from the coding sequence ATGCAATACAAAGCCGCCATCTTCGATCTGGATGGCACCCTGATTGACTCTTTGGCTGATTTGGCCGACAGTGCCAATGAAATGCTCACAAGCTATGGCTATCCTACCCATGACATTGACAAATACCGCTATTTCGTGGGCAACGGCTCCCGCAAGCTTATGGAACGCTGTCTGCCCGCTGAAAAGGGCGCAGATGCAGCCTTTGTGGATGAGGCACTGGCCAATTACAAAGCCTGCTATGACCGCAATCTTACCCATAAGACCGATTGCTATGCCGGCATTATGGAAATGCTGCAGACCTTGCAGGATAAGAATATCCCTCTGGGCATCTGCACCAACAAGCATCAGTCGGCGGCAGACATTATCGTGGATAAACTATTTCCTAAGGATATGTTTATGTCCGTAATCGGCGACTGCCAAGGCCTGCCGCGCAAGCCGGATCCGAAAAAGGTCCTGCTGATTGCGGATAAGATGGGCGTAAAGCCTGAGAAAGTGGCCTATTTTGGCGATACCAGCGTGGATATGGATACGGCTAAGAATGCCGGCATGCTGGCTATTGGTGTGACCTGGGGCTTCCGCCCAAAAGAGGAATTAGTGGAGCATGGGGCGAAGATACTCATAGACAGCCCTATGGAATTGTTTGACAAGGTAGAGTTTTAA
- the gatB gene encoding Asp-tRNA(Asn)/Glu-tRNA(Gln) amidotransferase subunit GatB has protein sequence MKYEAVIGLEIHCELKTKTKIFCGCATEFGADQNTHVCPVCLGMPGVLPTVNQRVVEFGIKAGLATNCEINKYSKFDRKNYYYPDLPKNWQTSQYDLPIAEHGWVDIDVNGEKKCIRLTRIHMEEDAGKLVHSGTTIKDSNSSNVDYNRTGVPLLEIVSEPDMSSAEEARAYMEKIKAIMEYIDVSNCRMEEGNLRADINVSLRPVGTKELGTRTEMKNINSFKNLEDAINYEIERQTEVLEDGGHIVQETRTYDPARGITLSMRSKENAHDYRYMPEPDLPPIVTSEETIEKYRSELPELPDARRARLEEEFGLSDYDAGIITSSRAMAEYFDAVVATGADAKLAANWIMGDLLKNLNDEGIDISKSPVEAQRLGEMIQLIMKDTISGKIAKKVFKEMWTNTDSPEKIVKDKGLVQITDTKAIEGIVDEVIANNQKAVDDYKSGNKKAIGALVGQVMKASKGKANPQMVNKLLAEKLN, from the coding sequence ATGAAGTACGAAGCCGTCATTGGCCTGGAAATACATTGTGAATTAAAGACGAAAACCAAGATTTTCTGCGGTTGTGCCACGGAGTTCGGCGCTGACCAGAACACCCACGTGTGCCCTGTATGTCTGGGTATGCCCGGGGTGCTGCCCACGGTAAACCAGCGGGTGGTGGAGTTCGGCATCAAGGCCGGCCTGGCTACCAACTGCGAAATCAACAAGTACAGCAAGTTCGACCGCAAGAACTACTATTATCCTGACCTGCCGAAGAACTGGCAGACCTCCCAGTACGACCTGCCCATCGCAGAGCATGGCTGGGTGGATATCGATGTGAACGGCGAGAAGAAATGCATCCGCCTGACCCGTATCCATATGGAGGAGGACGCTGGCAAGCTGGTACATTCCGGTACCACCATCAAGGATTCCAACTCCAGTAACGTGGACTACAACCGCACCGGTGTGCCCCTTCTCGAAATCGTATCCGAGCCGGATATGAGCTCCGCTGAGGAAGCCCGTGCTTACATGGAAAAAATCAAGGCCATCATGGAATACATCGATGTGTCCAACTGCCGCATGGAAGAAGGCAACCTGCGCGCAGATATCAACGTTTCCCTGCGCCCTGTCGGCACGAAAGAGCTCGGCACCCGCACGGAGATGAAGAACATCAACTCCTTCAAGAACCTCGAAGACGCCATCAACTACGAAATCGAGCGTCAGACGGAAGTTCTCGAAGACGGCGGCCATATCGTGCAGGAAACCCGCACCTATGACCCCGCCCGCGGCATTACCCTTTCCATGCGCAGCAAGGAAAATGCCCATGACTACCGCTATATGCCGGAACCGGACCTGCCACCCATCGTGACCAGCGAAGAAACCATCGAGAAGTACCGCAGCGAGCTGCCGGAACTGCCGGATGCCCGCCGTGCCCGCCTCGAAGAAGAATTCGGCCTGTCCGATTACGATGCCGGCATCATCACCAGCTCCCGGGCCATGGCGGAATACTTTGATGCTGTGGTGGCTACCGGTGCCGATGCCAAGCTGGCCGCCAACTGGATCATGGGCGACCTGCTGAAGAACCTCAACGACGAGGGCATCGACATCAGCAAATCCCCCGTTGAGGCACAGCGCCTGGGCGAGATGATTCAGCTCATCATGAAGGACACCATTTCCGGCAAGATTGCCAAGAAGGTATTCAAGGAAATGTGGACCAACACCGACAGCCCGGAAAAAATCGTCAAGGACAAGGGCCTGGTACAGATTACCGACACCAAGGCCATCGAAGGCATTGTGGACGAGGTTATCGCCAACAATCAGAAGGCCGTTGACGACTACAAGAGCGGCAACAAGAAAGCCATCGGCGCGCTCGTAGGTCAGGTTATGAAAGCCTCCAAGGGCAAAGCCAACCCGCAGATGGTCAACAAACTGCTGGCTGAAAAACTGAACTGA
- the gatA gene encoding Asp-tRNA(Asn)/Glu-tRNA(Gln) amidotransferase subunit GatA yields the protein MRLYEKPAHVLHDMLVNKEITSVELTEDVLARIDEVEGDVKAYLTITREEALAQAKAVDEKIARGEEISFLEGIPGAIKDNICTKGIKTTCASKILENFVPPYDATVMTKIKAENPVILGKLNMDEFAMGGSTENSAYHPTCNPWNTECVPGGSSGGSAASVAAGTAIWSLGSDTGGSIRQPASFCGVVGLKPTYGRVSRYGLVAYGSSLDQIGPVTRDVTDCANILNIIAGHDDMDSTSSVAEVPDFTKALVEDVKGLKIGLPKEYFVKGMDPEVEKAIRTAIEKYKEMGAEIVEISLPHTDYAISAYYLIAPAEAATNLQRYDGVNYGERVEGEDLVSMMTNTRTEKFGEEVKRRIVIGNYALSAGYYDAYYLKAMKVRTLVAEDYAKAFEQVDVILAPVAPTTAFKIGEMSGDPLQMYLQDACTVPLNLAGLPGISIPCGMSSKGMPIGMQLIGKALDEENIIRAAYTYEQSQDYHTKMPQLGGNN from the coding sequence GTGAGATTATATGAAAAACCGGCTCATGTGCTCCATGACATGCTGGTGAATAAAGAAATTACAAGCGTCGAGCTGACGGAAGACGTATTGGCTCGCATCGACGAAGTGGAAGGGGATGTCAAGGCTTACCTGACCATCACCCGTGAGGAAGCTCTGGCTCAGGCCAAGGCTGTGGATGAAAAGATTGCCCGCGGTGAGGAGATTTCTTTCCTCGAAGGTATCCCCGGCGCCATCAAGGACAATATCTGCACCAAGGGCATCAAGACCACCTGCGCTTCCAAGATTCTGGAAAACTTCGTGCCGCCTTATGATGCTACGGTTATGACGAAAATCAAGGCGGAAAATCCGGTTATCCTGGGCAAGCTCAACATGGACGAGTTCGCCATGGGCGGTTCCACGGAAAACTCCGCTTACCATCCCACCTGCAACCCCTGGAACACGGAATGCGTGCCCGGCGGTTCCTCCGGCGGCAGCGCGGCTTCCGTGGCTGCTGGTACGGCCATTTGGTCCCTGGGTTCTGACACCGGCGGCTCCATCCGTCAGCCGGCTTCCTTCTGCGGCGTGGTTGGCCTGAAGCCGACTTATGGCCGTGTTTCCCGTTATGGTCTCGTGGCCTACGGTTCCTCTCTGGATCAGATTGGCCCTGTGACCCGCGATGTGACGGACTGTGCCAATATCCTTAACATCATCGCCGGTCATGATGATATGGACTCCACTTCCAGCGTGGCTGAGGTTCCTGACTTCACCAAGGCGCTGGTGGAAGATGTGAAGGGCCTCAAGATTGGCCTGCCGAAAGAATACTTCGTCAAGGGCATGGACCCGGAAGTGGAAAAGGCCATCCGCACGGCTATCGAAAAGTACAAGGAAATGGGCGCTGAAATCGTCGAGATTTCCCTGCCTCATACGGATTATGCCATTTCCGCCTACTACCTGATTGCTCCGGCTGAAGCTGCTACCAACCTGCAGCGCTATGACGGTGTAAACTACGGCGAACGCGTGGAGGGTGAAGATTTGGTTTCCATGATGACCAACACCCGCACGGAAAAATTCGGCGAAGAAGTGAAGCGCCGTATCGTTATCGGCAACTACGCCCTGTCCGCCGGTTACTACGATGCCTATTACCTCAAGGCCATGAAGGTGCGTACCCTCGTAGCTGAGGATTATGCCAAGGCCTTTGAACAGGTTGACGTGATTCTGGCACCGGTGGCTCCCACCACTGCCTTCAAGATTGGCGAAATGTCCGGCGATCCCCTGCAGATGTACCTGCAGGATGCCTGCACGGTACCTTTGAACCTGGCAGGTCTGCCAGGTATCTCCATTCCCTGCGGCATGAGCAGCAAGGGAATGCCCATCGGCATGCAGCTTATCGGCAAGGCCTTGGACGAGGAAAACATCATCCGTGCGGCTTACACCTATGAGCAGAGCCAGGATTATCACACGAAGATGCCGCAGCTGGGAGGTAACAACTGA
- the gatC gene encoding Asp-tRNA(Asn)/Glu-tRNA(Gln) amidotransferase subunit GatC — MKVTKEDLQNVAVLSRLAIPADQEEKYIGQMDKILTYMDNLAELDTENVKPTTYALPMQNVFRKDEVKESLDRDAALANAPLKEDGYFKVPKVLED; from the coding sequence ATGAAAGTTACCAAAGAAGATTTGCAGAATGTAGCTGTTCTTTCCCGTCTGGCAATTCCCGCCGATCAGGAAGAAAAGTACATCGGTCAAATGGATAAAATCCTGACTTATATGGATAATCTTGCCGAACTGGACACGGAGAACGTCAAGCCGACCACCTATGCGCTGCCCATGCAGAACGTGTTCCGCAAGGACGAAGTGAAGGAGTCCCTCGACCGTGATGCGGCCCTTGCCAATGCACCACTCAAGGAAGATGGCTATTTCAAAGTACCGAAGGTTCTGGAAGACTAA
- a CDS encoding DNA alkylation repair protein, translated as MDIQQELFQLQDKPYQEFSSKLIPTVLPEKIIGVRTPALRQLAKEIMTSGEAEVFLSSLPHKYHEENQLHAFMISLVKEYDQCMAYVNAFLPYVDNWATCDQMSPKVFKKHRPELWGQIKIWLQAQDTYTVRFAIGMLMTHFLDEDFDLSYLEMAAQIRSEEYYINMMIAWYFATALAKQYEAALPFIEDKRLAPWTHNKAIQKAIESRRVSLEHKTYLRKLKTKNF; from the coding sequence ATGGATATTCAGCAGGAATTATTTCAGTTGCAAGATAAGCCATATCAGGAATTCAGCAGCAAGCTGATACCCACAGTGCTGCCGGAGAAAATCATCGGTGTACGGACGCCAGCCCTGCGGCAGCTGGCCAAAGAGATTATGACTTCTGGGGAGGCAGAAGTTTTTCTATCCAGCCTGCCCCATAAATACCACGAGGAAAACCAACTCCATGCCTTTATGATTTCGTTGGTCAAGGAATATGACCAATGTATGGCATATGTGAATGCATTTCTGCCCTATGTTGATAATTGGGCTACCTGTGACCAGATGTCGCCTAAAGTGTTCAAAAAGCACCGGCCGGAGCTTTGGGGGCAGATAAAGATATGGCTGCAAGCTCAGGATACTTATACCGTGCGTTTTGCCATTGGCATGCTGATGACGCATTTCCTCGATGAGGATTTTGACCTGTCATATCTGGAAATGGCAGCACAGATTCGTTCTGAGGAATATTATATCAATATGATGATTGCCTGGTACTTTGCCACGGCTTTGGCCAAGCAGTATGAAGCGGCCTTGCCCTTTATTGAAGATAAGCGTCTGGCACCTTGGACTCATAACAAGGCCATTCAAAAGGCCATCGAGAGCAGGCGTGTCAGTCTGGAGCATAAGACTTATTTGCGGAAATTGAAAACGAAAAACTTTTAG